In one window of Arachis ipaensis cultivar K30076 chromosome B06, Araip1.1, whole genome shotgun sequence DNA:
- the LOC107646299 gene encoding uncharacterized protein LOC107646299 has product MEIEELQEAQKSDKQPHRRDEERTFRSPGNSDTKKPPKPASKYNTYTRFNTRRENIIREILNAKIIKPPARAGNYQDQRFVDKTKHCAFHRKFGHTTDDCIVAKDLLERLARQGLLDKYIETRKGRRGNSDRIEHKQATADDKKERTTPDPPRGVINHISGGFAGGGGTSSARKRSYRAMLEIEGTIQPRKDKEPDVTISFNQTDFKSASPNLDDPVVISIQVGELLVRKTLLDPGSSADVLFYSTFTKMKLSEKLIQPSSGELIGFSGERVPIMGHIWLKTTMGEIPISKSIDIQYLIVNCYSPYNIILGRPALNIFRAVVSTLHLCVKFPVQENKIATVYADHQEARQCHNAGLKPVQTEQEARPQVQAIHTTANSATLADLNPREDLGQWTIFNK; this is encoded by the coding sequence ATGGAGATTGAAGAACTCCAAGAAGCCCAGAAATCAGACAAACAACCACATCGGAGAGATGAGGAAAGGACTTTCAGATCACCAGGCAACAGTGACACCAAGAAACCTCCCAAGCCCGCGTCAAAGTACAACACATACACCAGATTCAACACCAGAAGAGAGAACATCATCAGAGAAATCCTCAACGCCAAAATCATAAAGCCACCAGCCCGAGCAGGGAACTACCAGGATCAACGATTCGTGGACAAGACAAAGCATTGTGCCTTCCACCGGAAGTTTGGTCATACTACAGATGACTGCATCGTTGCAAAGGACCTCCTGGAAAGACTAGCACGCCAAGGGCTCCTGGACAAATACATCGAGACCCGGAAGGGCAGAAGAGGAAACTCGGACAGGATAGAGCATAAGCAAGCAACGGCCGACGACAAAAAAGAGAGGACGACTCCTGATCCGCCAAGAGGAGTCATCAACCACATATCGGGAGGATTCGCAGGCGGAGGAGGAACAAGCTCGGCCAGGAAGCGAAGCTATAGAGCGATGCTGGAAATCGAAGGAACCATACAACCAAGGAAGGACAAAGAACCAGACGTCACAATATCCTTCAACCAAACAGACTTCAAATCGGCAAGCCCTAACCTCGACGACCCCGTGGTAATTTCCATCCAGGTCGGAGAGCTATTGGTAAGAAAAACATTGTTAGATCCAGGTAGTAGTGCTGACGTTTTATTTTACTCTActtttacaaaaatgaaattatCAGAGAAATTGATACAACCCTCCTCTGGAGAGCTAATTGGGTTCTCCGGAGAGAGAGTCCCCATCATGGGGCACATATGGCTAAAGACCACAATGGGAGAGATCCCTATATCAAAATCAATTGATATTCAATATCTAATAGTAAACTGTTACAGCCCTTACAATATTATACTTGGGAGACCCGCACTGAACATATTCAGGGCAGTGGTGTCCACATTACACCTGTGTGTCAAGTTTCCAGTGCAGGAAAACAAGATCGCTACGGTGTACGCCGACCATCAAGAAGCTCGGCAGTGTCACAACGCTGGTCTAAAACCAGTCCAAACAGAACAGGAAGCTCGGCCCCAGGTTCAAGCAATCCACACGACGGCCAACTCAGCAACACTAGCCGATCTAAACCCAAGGGAAGACCTCGGCCAATGGACAATCTTCAACAAATAA